One window from the genome of Nicotiana tomentosiformis chromosome 5, ASM39032v3, whole genome shotgun sequence encodes:
- the LOC104116461 gene encoding aspartic proteinase nepenthesin-1 — protein sequence MASSNFANFTMFLSISVLFVNVLPVNSTSRHALINNHKGFKVSLKHVDSGGNFTKFERLQRAMARGKSRLQRLNLMANNLAATTAKDDSNNVKSTIHAGNGEFLMQISIGSPSETYNAIMDTGSDLIWTQCKPCKECFDQSTPIFDPSKSSTFSKISCSNKLCEALPMSSCGDSSCEYMYTYGDYSSSEGFLASETFTFGKTSIPNVAFGCGNDNEGSGFSQGAGLVGLGRGPLSLVSQLQMPKFSYCLTSINDDANSKISSALLMGSVANDDYSNIITTPLAKNPSQPSFYYLSLEGISVGDTRLPIKKSTFSLNQDGSGGVIIDSGTTITYLEEGAFKLLKKEFSSQINLPVDDSSSTGLDLCFTLPSNTNNIEVPKLVFHFEGADLDLPADNYMIADSSMGVACLAMGSSSGMSIFGNVQQQNMLVIHDLDKETLSFVPTQCDKL from the exons ATGGCTTCATCAAACTTTGCCAATTTCACCATGTTTCTTTCTATATCAGTCTTGTTTGTTAATGTTCTGCCAGTGAATTCAACATCAAGGCATGCTCTGATCAACAACCATAAGGGATTCAAGGTGAGTCTAAAACATGTTGACTCAGGTGGGAATTTCACCAAATTCGAGCGTTTACAACGTGCGATGGCACGAGGAAAATCAAGACTTCAAAGGTTAAACCTAATGGCTAATAATTTGGCAGCAACAACAGCCAAAGATGACTCTAATAATGTAAAGTCTACAATCCATGCAGGAAATGGTGAGTTTCTCATGCAAATATCCATTGGCAGCCCAAGTGAAACCTATAATGCTATAATGGATACAGGAAGTGACTTAATTTGGACTCAATGCAAGCCTTGTAAAGAGTGTTTTGATCAATCCACACCTATTTTTGATCCATCAAAATCATCCACTTTTTCCAAGATTTCATGTTCTAACAAACTTTGTGAAGCATTGCCAATGTCATCTTGTGGGGATAGTAGCTGTGAATATATGTACACATATGGTGATTATTCATCAAGTGAAGGTTTTTTAGCTAGTGAAACATTCACTTTTGGCAAAACTTCCATTCCAAATGTTGCATTTGGATGTGGAAATGACAATGAAGGCAGTGGATTTAGTCAAGGTGCAGGTCTAGTTGGGCTAGGGAGAGGTCCATTATCACTTGTTTCTCAACTCCAAATGCCTAAATTTTCCTATTGTTTAACCTCTATTAATGATGATGCTAATAGCAAAATTAGCAGCGCACTACTTATGGGATCAGTGGCAAATGATGATTATTCCAATATAATCACAACCCCATTAGCGAAAAATCCTTCACAACCATCTTTTTATTATCTTTCCTTAGAAGGAATATCTGTGGGAGACACTCGATTGCCTATCAAGAAATCCACATTTTCACTCAACCAAGATGGCAGTGGAGGAGTAATAATAGACTCTGGGACAACCATAACATACTTAGAAGAAGGTGCATTTAAACTTCTCAAGAAAGAGTTCTCTTCACAG ATAAACCTTCCAGTGGATGACTCTAGCTCAACAGGACTGGATTTATGCTTCACTTTGCCTTCAAACACAAACAATATAGAGGTTCCAAAATTGGTTTTCCATTTTGAAGGTGCAGACTTGGATTTGCCTGCTGACAATTACATGATTGCTGATTCAAGTATGGGAGTTGCTTGTTTGGCCATGGGAAGTTCAAGTGGAATGTCCATTTTTGGAAATGTTCAACAACAAAATATGCTTGTGATTCATGATCTTGATAAGGAGACTTTATCATTTGTACCAACACAATGTGATAAACTGTAG